The Novosphingobium terrae genome segment GGGCGAGGTGCGCGGCTTCTTCGCCGTCCACCGCGCCGAGGGCACGCATGCCGGTGGCATCCATATCGAGATGACCGGCAAGAATGTGACCGAGTGCACCGGCGGGTTGATCGACATCACCGATGGCGATCTGGCCGACCGTTACCACACGCATTGCGATCCGCGCCTGAACGGTTCGCAGTCGATCGAGCTGGCCTTCCTGATCGCGGAAGAGCTGAATCGTGAGGCGCAGGACCGCACCGCGCGCGAAGCCGCGTAAGCTGAAAACCCGCGCGAAGCGGCTTGATTAAAGCGGGCAGGGGCGCCAACGGCGTTCCTGCCACGCTGGAGTTGATGATGAGCCGTTCCGAACAAGCGCCGATGGGCCCCCTGATGACCGGCGTGATCGCGCTGGCGCTGCTGCTGGTGCATTTCACGTTGGGCCATGTCCAACAGAACGCCCTTGCCGCGACCATCGCCGCCAGCGACGCCCAGATCGCTCTGGAAGCCCAGAAGCTGCGCCAGTCAGTGCTCTTCGCCCATGCCAACCAGCCCGGCCTGGACCGCGATGTGCGTGCCGATGAAATGGGTGAGGCAGCCTCGATGGGGCAGGGGCGCGGCATCGGCGGGCTGACCGAGGATCTCGAAAAGCTGCGCGACACGGCCCAGCATGAACATGCCCGCGCCCGCGTGATCGAGCTGGCCGAAGTGGCGCTGGAACTCGCCATCCTGCTGATGGCGGCCGCCATGGCCGGTCAGTCGCGCCGTATTATGTATGGCGCCGGTGTCGTGGCTGCGCTGGGCGTGGTGCTGGCGGCTCTGGCAGGCGTGGGCATTACGCTGTTCTAACACTTGTCCCTGCTCCACGCGCAGGGCATGTCCCTGACAGGAGGCAGGCCATGACATTTCATCTCTGGAGCATGTTTTTCATCGCGGCGTTTCTGGTTTCGGCCACGCCGGGGCCCAACATGCTGCACATCCTCTCGCGCAGCGTGGAGCTGGGCCTGCGCGGCTCCTTCCCTGCCATGTTCGGTTGCCTGTGCGGGTTGCTGACCCTGCTCGCGGCCTCCGCTGTGGGCCTGACCGCGCTGCTGATGGCGCTGCCCGGCGCTTTCGATGTGCTGCGCTATGCGGGCACGGCCTATCTCTTCTACCTCGGCATCAAGGCCTGGCGCGCGCCGGTTGAGCCCAGTGACCACCATGAGGAAATGATCGT includes the following:
- a CDS encoding DUF4337 family protein — its product is MMSRSEQAPMGPLMTGVIALALLLVHFTLGHVQQNALAATIAASDAQIALEAQKLRQSVLFAHANQPGLDRDVRADEMGEAASMGQGRGIGGLTEDLEKLRDTAQHEHARARVIELAEVALELAILLMAAAMAGQSRRIMYGAGVVAALGVVLAALAGVGITLF
- a CDS encoding LysE family translocator; amino-acid sequence: MTFHLWSMFFIAAFLVSATPGPNMLHILSRSVELGLRGSFPAMFGCLCGLLTLLAASAVGLTALLMALPGAFDVLRYAGTAYLFYLGIKAWRAPVEPSDHHEEMIVAVLSPWKVWRVAYAVAVSNPKAMLFAAAFLPQFINPAAPKPPQFAILLATFGAIDVIWYFTYALGGRGLATHLEKPSMKRLFNRFTGGVFVGFGAILLKSKPA